ACAAGTAAAAGTCTTAACCTTTACTCCAACAAGTGACATTGGTATCTCAAATACTTCTTTTGTTAAAATCCATCCTAACTTTTCAATCACCTTGAATCTTCCCACGTCGGCAAAGGTAATGATATTATTTTCACCACCCGTTGTTGTGGATGTAAATGCTGCCACTCAAATAATATTTGATATTGATATAAATAATGATAGAATCGGAACCGAAGGTAGTGGTATTTATATGCGAAACGCCACAGTTTCTGGTGCTTGGAATGTAAATTCACCTATTGTTCGTGTTACAACTCTTCAAGCTGGCACATATACAATAAGTCCTGTATTAAGAAGTTCATCAGGAGCAAATATTAATATCCGGTCAGCCACCACAAATTCAGGCTCTACAATGCAGATTACCGTAATTGTTTTATAAAAATTCTGAATAAAAACAATGAAATCAAAAAATATTTAAAGTTTTTTCTATTTTTTAAAGACTTTATAAGATAAAATAAAGGTAAAAGAATCCTTATAACAGGATAGAAATATCTTTGATGTTTTTTATAAAAAATGTAAAGAGAATTAACCCTGTGATAAAAAGCAAAATCACTTTCCCTATGAGTGGCACCAAATTTATGATAAACTACCCAATCTGGATAAAAATAAATATAAAAATTTTCCCTTCTCAACCTTCTTTCTAAATCCTCATCCTCCTTAAATAAAAAAAAGGATTCATCAAAACCCCCTATTTTTCTAAAAATTTTGGAAGGAACAATAAAACAGGCACCGGGATAACTTTTCACACACTTACTTTTTATTCTCCTTTTATTCTTACTATTTATAAACTTATCATACCCCATCAAATACATAAGAAAGCGAAACCCATATTCCATATCCCTTATTAATACCACCTTTTCCCCTTTTT
The sequence above is a segment of the candidate division WOR-3 bacterium genome. Coding sequences within it:
- a CDS encoding glycosyltransferase family 2 protein; translated protein: MKSISVIIVNYYSKNLIEELLKTLPEVIKKEGEIIIVNNSPEEVLSFNGYDNLKVINNEKNFGFGKAVNIGVRESEGEYLLIVNPDVKFIRGFKKALDFIKSNKRVSMLVPLFINEKGEKVVLIRDMEYGFRFLMYLMGYDKFINSKNKRRIKSKCVKSYPGACFIVPSKIFRKIGGFDESFFLFKEDEDLERRLRRENFYIYFYPDWVVYHKFGATHRESDFAFYHRVNSLYIFYKKHQRYFYPVIRILLPLFYLIKSLKNRKNFKYFLISLFLFRIFIKQLR